The following coding sequences are from one Rhineura floridana isolate rRhiFlo1 chromosome 2, rRhiFlo1.hap2, whole genome shotgun sequence window:
- the HNRNPA3 gene encoding heterogeneous nuclear ribonucleoprotein A3 isoform X1, with the protein MSRVGLRNMHSASRLKGATESEHPPKMACKEEREAEDYKRRGRRSSQGYDPKEPEQLRKLFIGGLSFETTDDSLREHFEKWGTLTDCVVMRDPQTKRSRGFGFVTYSCVEEVDAAMSARPHKVDGRVVEPKRAVSREDSVKPGAHLTVKKIFVGGIKEDTEEYNLRDYFEKYGKIETIEVMEDRQSGKKRGFAFVTFDDHDTVDKIVVQKYHTINGHNCEVKKALSKQEMQTATAQRSRGSSSSNFMGRGNFGGSGGSYGRGGSFGSRGGYGGGSGGGGGGGSRGSFGSGDGYNGFGDGGNYGGSPGYGSRGGYGGSPTYGTPGGGYGGGGGGYDGYNEGGSFGGNYGGSGNYNDFGNYSGQQASSYGPMKGGSSFSGRSSGSPYGVPVPFVGGYGSGGGSGGYGGRRF; encoded by the exons ATGAGTAGAGTGGGACTCCGAAACATGCATAGTGCTTCTAG GTTAAAAGGAGCAACTGAGTCAGAACACCCTCCAAAAATGGCGTGTAAAGAGGAGAGAGAGGCTGAAGATTACAAGAGGAGGGGAAGAAGATCTTCACAG GGCTACGATCCTAAAGAACCAGAACAATTGAGAAAGCTGTTTATTGGTGGCCTGAGCTTTGAAACTACGGATGACAGtttaagagaacattttgaaAAATGGGGTACGCTCACCGATTGTGTG GTGATGAGAGACCCACAGACAAAACGTTCCCGAGGCTTTGGCTTTGTGACCTACTCTTGTGTGGAAGAAGTAGATGCTGCAATGTCAGCTCGACCACATAAGGTTGATGGACGTGTGGTAGAACCAAAGAGAGCAGTTTCTAGAGAA GATTCTGTGAAACCTGGTGCTCATCTAACAGTGAAGAAAATATTTGTTGGAGGAATTAAAGAAGACACAGaagaatataatttaagagattattttgaaaaatatggcAAAATTGAAACCATAGAAGTAATGGAAGACAGGCAGAGTGGAAAGAAAAGAGGGTTTGCTTTTGTTACATTTGATGATCATGATACAGTCGACAAAATTGTTG TTCAGAAATACCACACTATAAACGGACATAACTGTGAAGTGAAGAAAGCTCTGTCCAAACAAGAAATGCAGACAGCAACTGCTCAGAGAA GTCGTGGAAGTAGTTCAAGCAACTTCATGGGTCGTGGGAACTTTGGAGGCAGTGGTGGAAGCTATGGCAGAGGTGGAAGTTTTGGCAGCAGAG GAGGCTACGGTGGTGgaagtggtggcggcggcggtggcggcagcagagGAAGTTTTGGGAGTGGTGATGGATACAATGGCTTTGGTGATG GTGGAAACTATGGAGGTAGTCCTGGATATGGCAGCAGAGGCGGTTATGGTGGTAGCCCAACCTATGGAACCCCAGGTGGTGGATATGGTGGAGGAGGTGGAGGTTATGATGGTTACAACGAAGGAGGAAGCTTTGGTG GCAACTATGGCGGAAGTGGAAACTATAATGACTTTGGCAATTACAGCGGACAACAGGCTTCAAGCTATGGACCCATGAAAGGAGGTAGCAGTTTCAGTGGCAGAAGCTCAGGCAGTCCCTATGGTG TCCCTGTTCCATTTGTAGGTGGCTATGGATCAGGAGGAGGAAGTGGTGGCTATGGTGGAAGAAGATTCTAA
- the HNRNPA3 gene encoding heterogeneous nuclear ribonucleoprotein A3 isoform X4: MHSASRLKGATESEHPPKMACKEEREAEDYKRRGRRSSQGYDPKEPEQLRKLFIGGLSFETTDDSLREHFEKWGTLTDCVVMRDPQTKRSRGFGFVTYSCVEEVDAAMSARPHKVDGRVVEPKRAVSREDSVKPGAHLTVKKIFVGGIKEDTEEYNLRDYFEKYGKIETIEVMEDRQSGKKRGFAFVTFDDHDTVDKIVVQKYHTINGHNCEVKKALSKQEMQTATAQRSRGSSSSNFMGRGNFGGSGGSYGRGGSFGSRGGYGGGSGGGGGGGSRGSFGSGDGYNGFGDGGNYGGSPGYGSRGGYGGSPTYGTPGGGYGGGGGGYDGYNEGGSFGGNYGGSGNYNDFGNYSGQQASSYGPMKGGSSFSGRSSGSPYGGGYGSGGGSGGYGGRRF; the protein is encoded by the exons ATGCATAGTGCTTCTAG GTTAAAAGGAGCAACTGAGTCAGAACACCCTCCAAAAATGGCGTGTAAAGAGGAGAGAGAGGCTGAAGATTACAAGAGGAGGGGAAGAAGATCTTCACAG GGCTACGATCCTAAAGAACCAGAACAATTGAGAAAGCTGTTTATTGGTGGCCTGAGCTTTGAAACTACGGATGACAGtttaagagaacattttgaaAAATGGGGTACGCTCACCGATTGTGTG GTGATGAGAGACCCACAGACAAAACGTTCCCGAGGCTTTGGCTTTGTGACCTACTCTTGTGTGGAAGAAGTAGATGCTGCAATGTCAGCTCGACCACATAAGGTTGATGGACGTGTGGTAGAACCAAAGAGAGCAGTTTCTAGAGAA GATTCTGTGAAACCTGGTGCTCATCTAACAGTGAAGAAAATATTTGTTGGAGGAATTAAAGAAGACACAGaagaatataatttaagagattattttgaaaaatatggcAAAATTGAAACCATAGAAGTAATGGAAGACAGGCAGAGTGGAAAGAAAAGAGGGTTTGCTTTTGTTACATTTGATGATCATGATACAGTCGACAAAATTGTTG TTCAGAAATACCACACTATAAACGGACATAACTGTGAAGTGAAGAAAGCTCTGTCCAAACAAGAAATGCAGACAGCAACTGCTCAGAGAA GTCGTGGAAGTAGTTCAAGCAACTTCATGGGTCGTGGGAACTTTGGAGGCAGTGGTGGAAGCTATGGCAGAGGTGGAAGTTTTGGCAGCAGAG GAGGCTACGGTGGTGgaagtggtggcggcggcggtggcggcagcagagGAAGTTTTGGGAGTGGTGATGGATACAATGGCTTTGGTGATG GTGGAAACTATGGAGGTAGTCCTGGATATGGCAGCAGAGGCGGTTATGGTGGTAGCCCAACCTATGGAACCCCAGGTGGTGGATATGGTGGAGGAGGTGGAGGTTATGATGGTTACAACGAAGGAGGAAGCTTTGGTG GCAACTATGGCGGAAGTGGAAACTATAATGACTTTGGCAATTACAGCGGACAACAGGCTTCAAGCTATGGACCCATGAAAGGAGGTAGCAGTTTCAGTGGCAGAAGCTCAGGCAGTCCCTATGGTG GTGGCTATGGATCAGGAGGAGGAAGTGGTGGCTATGGTGGAAGAAGATTCTAA
- the HNRNPA3 gene encoding heterogeneous nuclear ribonucleoprotein A3 isoform X5: MACKEEREAEDYKRRGRRSSQGYDPKEPEQLRKLFIGGLSFETTDDSLREHFEKWGTLTDCVVMRDPQTKRSRGFGFVTYSCVEEVDAAMSARPHKVDGRVVEPKRAVSREDSVKPGAHLTVKKIFVGGIKEDTEEYNLRDYFEKYGKIETIEVMEDRQSGKKRGFAFVTFDDHDTVDKIVVQKYHTINGHNCEVKKALSKQEMQTATAQRSRGSSSSNFMGRGNFGGSGGSYGRGGSFGSRGGYGGGSGGGGGGGSRGSFGSGDGYNGFGDGGNYGGSPGYGSRGGYGGSPTYGTPGGGYGGGGGGYDGYNEGGSFGGNYGGSGNYNDFGNYSGQQASSYGPMKGGSSFSGRSSGSPYGVPVPFVGGYGSGGGSGGYGGRRF, translated from the exons ATGGCGTGTAAAGAGGAGAGAGAGGCTGAAGATTACAAGAGGAGGGGAAGAAGATCTTCACAG GGCTACGATCCTAAAGAACCAGAACAATTGAGAAAGCTGTTTATTGGTGGCCTGAGCTTTGAAACTACGGATGACAGtttaagagaacattttgaaAAATGGGGTACGCTCACCGATTGTGTG GTGATGAGAGACCCACAGACAAAACGTTCCCGAGGCTTTGGCTTTGTGACCTACTCTTGTGTGGAAGAAGTAGATGCTGCAATGTCAGCTCGACCACATAAGGTTGATGGACGTGTGGTAGAACCAAAGAGAGCAGTTTCTAGAGAA GATTCTGTGAAACCTGGTGCTCATCTAACAGTGAAGAAAATATTTGTTGGAGGAATTAAAGAAGACACAGaagaatataatttaagagattattttgaaaaatatggcAAAATTGAAACCATAGAAGTAATGGAAGACAGGCAGAGTGGAAAGAAAAGAGGGTTTGCTTTTGTTACATTTGATGATCATGATACAGTCGACAAAATTGTTG TTCAGAAATACCACACTATAAACGGACATAACTGTGAAGTGAAGAAAGCTCTGTCCAAACAAGAAATGCAGACAGCAACTGCTCAGAGAA GTCGTGGAAGTAGTTCAAGCAACTTCATGGGTCGTGGGAACTTTGGAGGCAGTGGTGGAAGCTATGGCAGAGGTGGAAGTTTTGGCAGCAGAG GAGGCTACGGTGGTGgaagtggtggcggcggcggtggcggcagcagagGAAGTTTTGGGAGTGGTGATGGATACAATGGCTTTGGTGATG GTGGAAACTATGGAGGTAGTCCTGGATATGGCAGCAGAGGCGGTTATGGTGGTAGCCCAACCTATGGAACCCCAGGTGGTGGATATGGTGGAGGAGGTGGAGGTTATGATGGTTACAACGAAGGAGGAAGCTTTGGTG GCAACTATGGCGGAAGTGGAAACTATAATGACTTTGGCAATTACAGCGGACAACAGGCTTCAAGCTATGGACCCATGAAAGGAGGTAGCAGTTTCAGTGGCAGAAGCTCAGGCAGTCCCTATGGTG TCCCTGTTCCATTTGTAGGTGGCTATGGATCAGGAGGAGGAAGTGGTGGCTATGGTGGAAGAAGATTCTAA
- the HNRNPA3 gene encoding heterogeneous nuclear ribonucleoprotein A3 isoform X2, whose product MEVTIVGAAREDRLKGATESEHPPKMACKEEREAEDYKRRGRRSSQGYDPKEPEQLRKLFIGGLSFETTDDSLREHFEKWGTLTDCVVMRDPQTKRSRGFGFVTYSCVEEVDAAMSARPHKVDGRVVEPKRAVSREDSVKPGAHLTVKKIFVGGIKEDTEEYNLRDYFEKYGKIETIEVMEDRQSGKKRGFAFVTFDDHDTVDKIVVQKYHTINGHNCEVKKALSKQEMQTATAQRSRGSSSSNFMGRGNFGGSGGSYGRGGSFGSRGGYGGGSGGGGGGGSRGSFGSGDGYNGFGDGGNYGGSPGYGSRGGYGGSPTYGTPGGGYGGGGGGYDGYNEGGSFGGNYGGSGNYNDFGNYSGQQASSYGPMKGGSSFSGRSSGSPYGVPVPFVGGYGSGGGSGGYGGRRF is encoded by the exons ATGGAGGTAACGATTGTCGGCGCCGCGCGGGAAGACAG GTTAAAAGGAGCAACTGAGTCAGAACACCCTCCAAAAATGGCGTGTAAAGAGGAGAGAGAGGCTGAAGATTACAAGAGGAGGGGAAGAAGATCTTCACAG GGCTACGATCCTAAAGAACCAGAACAATTGAGAAAGCTGTTTATTGGTGGCCTGAGCTTTGAAACTACGGATGACAGtttaagagaacattttgaaAAATGGGGTACGCTCACCGATTGTGTG GTGATGAGAGACCCACAGACAAAACGTTCCCGAGGCTTTGGCTTTGTGACCTACTCTTGTGTGGAAGAAGTAGATGCTGCAATGTCAGCTCGACCACATAAGGTTGATGGACGTGTGGTAGAACCAAAGAGAGCAGTTTCTAGAGAA GATTCTGTGAAACCTGGTGCTCATCTAACAGTGAAGAAAATATTTGTTGGAGGAATTAAAGAAGACACAGaagaatataatttaagagattattttgaaaaatatggcAAAATTGAAACCATAGAAGTAATGGAAGACAGGCAGAGTGGAAAGAAAAGAGGGTTTGCTTTTGTTACATTTGATGATCATGATACAGTCGACAAAATTGTTG TTCAGAAATACCACACTATAAACGGACATAACTGTGAAGTGAAGAAAGCTCTGTCCAAACAAGAAATGCAGACAGCAACTGCTCAGAGAA GTCGTGGAAGTAGTTCAAGCAACTTCATGGGTCGTGGGAACTTTGGAGGCAGTGGTGGAAGCTATGGCAGAGGTGGAAGTTTTGGCAGCAGAG GAGGCTACGGTGGTGgaagtggtggcggcggcggtggcggcagcagagGAAGTTTTGGGAGTGGTGATGGATACAATGGCTTTGGTGATG GTGGAAACTATGGAGGTAGTCCTGGATATGGCAGCAGAGGCGGTTATGGTGGTAGCCCAACCTATGGAACCCCAGGTGGTGGATATGGTGGAGGAGGTGGAGGTTATGATGGTTACAACGAAGGAGGAAGCTTTGGTG GCAACTATGGCGGAAGTGGAAACTATAATGACTTTGGCAATTACAGCGGACAACAGGCTTCAAGCTATGGACCCATGAAAGGAGGTAGCAGTTTCAGTGGCAGAAGCTCAGGCAGTCCCTATGGTG TCCCTGTTCCATTTGTAGGTGGCTATGGATCAGGAGGAGGAAGTGGTGGCTATGGTGGAAGAAGATTCTAA
- the HNRNPA3 gene encoding heterogeneous nuclear ribonucleoprotein A3 isoform X7, translated as MEGYDPKEPEQLRKLFIGGLSFETTDDSLREHFEKWGTLTDCVVMRDPQTKRSRGFGFVTYSCVEEVDAAMSARPHKVDGRVVEPKRAVSREDSVKPGAHLTVKKIFVGGIKEDTEEYNLRDYFEKYGKIETIEVMEDRQSGKKRGFAFVTFDDHDTVDKIVVQKYHTINGHNCEVKKALSKQEMQTATAQRSRGSSSSNFMGRGNFGGSGGSYGRGGSFGSRGGYGGGSGGGGGGGSRGSFGSGDGYNGFGDGGNYGGSPGYGSRGGYGGSPTYGTPGGGYGGGGGGYDGYNEGGSFGGNYGGSGNYNDFGNYSGQQASSYGPMKGGSSFSGRSSGSPYGVPVPFVGGYGSGGGSGGYGGRRF; from the exons ATGGAG GGCTACGATCCTAAAGAACCAGAACAATTGAGAAAGCTGTTTATTGGTGGCCTGAGCTTTGAAACTACGGATGACAGtttaagagaacattttgaaAAATGGGGTACGCTCACCGATTGTGTG GTGATGAGAGACCCACAGACAAAACGTTCCCGAGGCTTTGGCTTTGTGACCTACTCTTGTGTGGAAGAAGTAGATGCTGCAATGTCAGCTCGACCACATAAGGTTGATGGACGTGTGGTAGAACCAAAGAGAGCAGTTTCTAGAGAA GATTCTGTGAAACCTGGTGCTCATCTAACAGTGAAGAAAATATTTGTTGGAGGAATTAAAGAAGACACAGaagaatataatttaagagattattttgaaaaatatggcAAAATTGAAACCATAGAAGTAATGGAAGACAGGCAGAGTGGAAAGAAAAGAGGGTTTGCTTTTGTTACATTTGATGATCATGATACAGTCGACAAAATTGTTG TTCAGAAATACCACACTATAAACGGACATAACTGTGAAGTGAAGAAAGCTCTGTCCAAACAAGAAATGCAGACAGCAACTGCTCAGAGAA GTCGTGGAAGTAGTTCAAGCAACTTCATGGGTCGTGGGAACTTTGGAGGCAGTGGTGGAAGCTATGGCAGAGGTGGAAGTTTTGGCAGCAGAG GAGGCTACGGTGGTGgaagtggtggcggcggcggtggcggcagcagagGAAGTTTTGGGAGTGGTGATGGATACAATGGCTTTGGTGATG GTGGAAACTATGGAGGTAGTCCTGGATATGGCAGCAGAGGCGGTTATGGTGGTAGCCCAACCTATGGAACCCCAGGTGGTGGATATGGTGGAGGAGGTGGAGGTTATGATGGTTACAACGAAGGAGGAAGCTTTGGTG GCAACTATGGCGGAAGTGGAAACTATAATGACTTTGGCAATTACAGCGGACAACAGGCTTCAAGCTATGGACCCATGAAAGGAGGTAGCAGTTTCAGTGGCAGAAGCTCAGGCAGTCCCTATGGTG TCCCTGTTCCATTTGTAGGTGGCTATGGATCAGGAGGAGGAAGTGGTGGCTATGGTGGAAGAAGATTCTAA
- the HNRNPA3 gene encoding heterogeneous nuclear ribonucleoprotein A3 isoform X3: MYTLLPNYRLKGATESEHPPKMACKEEREAEDYKRRGRRSSQGYDPKEPEQLRKLFIGGLSFETTDDSLREHFEKWGTLTDCVVMRDPQTKRSRGFGFVTYSCVEEVDAAMSARPHKVDGRVVEPKRAVSREDSVKPGAHLTVKKIFVGGIKEDTEEYNLRDYFEKYGKIETIEVMEDRQSGKKRGFAFVTFDDHDTVDKIVVQKYHTINGHNCEVKKALSKQEMQTATAQRSRGSSSSNFMGRGNFGGSGGSYGRGGSFGSRGGYGGGSGGGGGGGSRGSFGSGDGYNGFGDGGNYGGSPGYGSRGGYGGSPTYGTPGGGYGGGGGGYDGYNEGGSFGGNYGGSGNYNDFGNYSGQQASSYGPMKGGSSFSGRSSGSPYGVPVPFVGGYGSGGGSGGYGGRRF, from the exons ATGTACACACTGCTGCCCAATTACAG GTTAAAAGGAGCAACTGAGTCAGAACACCCTCCAAAAATGGCGTGTAAAGAGGAGAGAGAGGCTGAAGATTACAAGAGGAGGGGAAGAAGATCTTCACAG GGCTACGATCCTAAAGAACCAGAACAATTGAGAAAGCTGTTTATTGGTGGCCTGAGCTTTGAAACTACGGATGACAGtttaagagaacattttgaaAAATGGGGTACGCTCACCGATTGTGTG GTGATGAGAGACCCACAGACAAAACGTTCCCGAGGCTTTGGCTTTGTGACCTACTCTTGTGTGGAAGAAGTAGATGCTGCAATGTCAGCTCGACCACATAAGGTTGATGGACGTGTGGTAGAACCAAAGAGAGCAGTTTCTAGAGAA GATTCTGTGAAACCTGGTGCTCATCTAACAGTGAAGAAAATATTTGTTGGAGGAATTAAAGAAGACACAGaagaatataatttaagagattattttgaaaaatatggcAAAATTGAAACCATAGAAGTAATGGAAGACAGGCAGAGTGGAAAGAAAAGAGGGTTTGCTTTTGTTACATTTGATGATCATGATACAGTCGACAAAATTGTTG TTCAGAAATACCACACTATAAACGGACATAACTGTGAAGTGAAGAAAGCTCTGTCCAAACAAGAAATGCAGACAGCAACTGCTCAGAGAA GTCGTGGAAGTAGTTCAAGCAACTTCATGGGTCGTGGGAACTTTGGAGGCAGTGGTGGAAGCTATGGCAGAGGTGGAAGTTTTGGCAGCAGAG GAGGCTACGGTGGTGgaagtggtggcggcggcggtggcggcagcagagGAAGTTTTGGGAGTGGTGATGGATACAATGGCTTTGGTGATG GTGGAAACTATGGAGGTAGTCCTGGATATGGCAGCAGAGGCGGTTATGGTGGTAGCCCAACCTATGGAACCCCAGGTGGTGGATATGGTGGAGGAGGTGGAGGTTATGATGGTTACAACGAAGGAGGAAGCTTTGGTG GCAACTATGGCGGAAGTGGAAACTATAATGACTTTGGCAATTACAGCGGACAACAGGCTTCAAGCTATGGACCCATGAAAGGAGGTAGCAGTTTCAGTGGCAGAAGCTCAGGCAGTCCCTATGGTG TCCCTGTTCCATTTGTAGGTGGCTATGGATCAGGAGGAGGAAGTGGTGGCTATGGTGGAAGAAGATTCTAA
- the HNRNPA3 gene encoding heterogeneous nuclear ribonucleoprotein A3 isoform X6: MSRVGLRNMHSASRLKGATESEHPPKMACKEEREAEDYKRRGRRSSQGYDPKEPEQLRKLFIGGLSFETTDDSLREHFEKWGTLTDCVVMRDPQTKRSRGFGFVTYSCVEEVDAAMSARPHKVDGRVVEPKRAVSREDSVKPGAHLTVKKIFVGGIKEDTEEYNLRDYFEKYGKIETIEVMEDRQSGKKRGFAFVTFDDHDTVDKIVVQKYHTINGHNCEVKKALSKQEMQTATAQRSRGSSSSNFMGRGNFGGSGGSYGRGGSFGSRGGNYGGSPGYGSRGGYGGSPTYGTPGGGYGGGGGGYDGYNEGGSFGGNYGGSGNYNDFGNYSGQQASSYGPMKGGSSFSGRSSGSPYGVPVPFVGGYGSGGGSGGYGGRRF, from the exons ATGAGTAGAGTGGGACTCCGAAACATGCATAGTGCTTCTAG GTTAAAAGGAGCAACTGAGTCAGAACACCCTCCAAAAATGGCGTGTAAAGAGGAGAGAGAGGCTGAAGATTACAAGAGGAGGGGAAGAAGATCTTCACAG GGCTACGATCCTAAAGAACCAGAACAATTGAGAAAGCTGTTTATTGGTGGCCTGAGCTTTGAAACTACGGATGACAGtttaagagaacattttgaaAAATGGGGTACGCTCACCGATTGTGTG GTGATGAGAGACCCACAGACAAAACGTTCCCGAGGCTTTGGCTTTGTGACCTACTCTTGTGTGGAAGAAGTAGATGCTGCAATGTCAGCTCGACCACATAAGGTTGATGGACGTGTGGTAGAACCAAAGAGAGCAGTTTCTAGAGAA GATTCTGTGAAACCTGGTGCTCATCTAACAGTGAAGAAAATATTTGTTGGAGGAATTAAAGAAGACACAGaagaatataatttaagagattattttgaaaaatatggcAAAATTGAAACCATAGAAGTAATGGAAGACAGGCAGAGTGGAAAGAAAAGAGGGTTTGCTTTTGTTACATTTGATGATCATGATACAGTCGACAAAATTGTTG TTCAGAAATACCACACTATAAACGGACATAACTGTGAAGTGAAGAAAGCTCTGTCCAAACAAGAAATGCAGACAGCAACTGCTCAGAGAA GTCGTGGAAGTAGTTCAAGCAACTTCATGGGTCGTGGGAACTTTGGAGGCAGTGGTGGAAGCTATGGCAGAGGTGGAAGTTTTGGCAGCAGAG GTGGAAACTATGGAGGTAGTCCTGGATATGGCAGCAGAGGCGGTTATGGTGGTAGCCCAACCTATGGAACCCCAGGTGGTGGATATGGTGGAGGAGGTGGAGGTTATGATGGTTACAACGAAGGAGGAAGCTTTGGTG GCAACTATGGCGGAAGTGGAAACTATAATGACTTTGGCAATTACAGCGGACAACAGGCTTCAAGCTATGGACCCATGAAAGGAGGTAGCAGTTTCAGTGGCAGAAGCTCAGGCAGTCCCTATGGTG TCCCTGTTCCATTTGTAGGTGGCTATGGATCAGGAGGAGGAAGTGGTGGCTATGGTGGAAGAAGATTCTAA